One window of Misgurnus anguillicaudatus chromosome 13, ASM2758022v2, whole genome shotgun sequence genomic DNA carries:
- the mical1 gene encoding F-actin-monooxygenase mical1 — MASQPDPVNPSHALFDRFVQAQTCKEALQNFSELCRHLEVDPKDYKHFYSKLKDRLNYWKAKDLWQKIDKRAAHPDYEQGQVCRQNKCLVLGAGPCGLRTAIELALLGAQVVVLERRGSFTRNNVLHLWPYTIRDLRNLGAKKFYGRFCTGTLDHISIRQLQLILLKLAVLLGVEVHTCVTFQSLLEPSGTTGWRAEVSPNSHPAGAFQFDVLISAGGGRFVPDGFKIKELRGKLAIGITANFINRHTKEETQVPEISGVARIYNQKFFQELQSETGIDLENIVYYKDETHYFVMTAKKASLLKKGVIKQDFTDANQLLASANVNQEALLQYAYDAADFSTERMLPDPEFALNHANQPDVAMFDFTSMHRAEYASLVKERKGKRLLIGLVGDCLVEPFWPLGTGIARGFLAAFDAAWMVRNWGKGLPPLQVLAERESVYQLLSQTTPENTSKNYNSYSINPSTRYPNLKLSSIHTRQVKHLYNLEEDISKSSKQKKPILKSKPRQESIRRLDELLSWCQRNTAGYDRVKVTDLTESWRSGLALCALIHHFRPELLDMSSLDVSDVTKNNQLAFDLIEREFGIAPVMRASDMKGCNKIDQLSMVVYLTQICNALNEKETPADQSNSLSPHNKSLSLSRTRTAVLFLNKLKHNSLQRRKERLTSKQGSGKEKMKEKEEGNEVKQESPVMPMSPSDMGNGELCYFCQERLYLLERGSAEGKIFHRGCFKCYQCSSTLRQGGYTFHPNTGRFYCELHSEAEDEEGDEEHRASQGHAENGTKVSENDETKQNEENVRTESPLPHISVRRKGSYKISVDPDFEESTECPTPTKQNDQPPSNPDETHAPSELSPESQAESTDTESHHANGGPSESVVPVPAPRNSKKPLYPPLPKPRTVHNVVSQDPNTSENQDQNPEVQKGLPNLTPDSKPKQSLRKLQLSEDEKTDLLNLSFSQDSDSETPASSSAASTSSSSKQHEGGEEENYWSGCTAEGKSLRELRNRKCLRRKSEPPVSVQSQHGKPRSKFSPWNLSSPRLHPRFSVLRVVPSGQAKLDHYVSEDDVEGADDDDDEEEDDEDLQNEDHFLDCRGAQFEITETEKRDLMRMRTLERKAKMTEIQRFHKAQSIQRRLEEIEVTFKDLEEKGVELERTLRGEAGSGDSETINNWIDLVHEKNDLLSEESDLMVASRQLELEDKQSMLEMELRRYMEMDESEKTPEQRAHEDQVLQEMLDVVDMRNSLVSFLEEKRLKELNEDIMVNSVMESKRLSTAGSQVHWA, encoded by the exons TGTTTAGTGTTGGGTGCTGGTCCGTGTGGTCTGAGGACTGCTATAGAGTTGGCCTTGCTTGGTGCTCAGGTGGTTGTACTGGAAAGAAGGGGATCTTTCACCAGAAATAACGTTTTACACTTGTGGCCCTATACCATCCGTGATCTGCGAAACCTTGGCGCAAAGAAATTTTATGGAAGATTCTGCACTGGCACCCTTGATCACATCA GTATCCGTCAGCTGCAGTTGATTCTCCTGAAGTTGGCTGTGCTTTTGGGTGTTGAAGTTCATACATGTGTGACTTTTCAAAGTCTTCTCGAACCATCAGGAACCACAG GATGGAGGGCAGAAGTGTCTCCAAACTCTCACCCAGCCGGTGCATTTCAGTTTGATGTTTTAATCTCAGCTGGAGGAGGACGTTTTGTGCCTGATG GTTTTAAGATAAAGGAGCTCAGGGGGAAACTGGCTATCGGTATCACAGCAAACTTCATAAACCGTCACACTAAAGAGGAAACTCAAGTGCCTGAGATCAGCGGAGTCGCGCGAATATACAATCAGAAATTCTTCCAAGAGCTTCAGTCTGAGACGG GTATTGATTTAGAAAACATTGTCTACTACAAAGATGAAACGCATTATTTTGTCATGACTGCAAAGAAGGCGAGCTTGTTAAAGAAAGGTGTCATAAAACAG GACTTCACTGATGCAAACCAGCTGCTCGCATCGGCAAACGTCAACCAGGAAGCCTTGCTTCAGTACGCCTACGATGCGGCCGACTTCTCCACCGAGCGCATGCTGCCGGACCCTGAGTTCGCATTGAACCACGCGAACCAGCCGGACGTGGCCATGTTTGACTTCACCTCCATGCACAGAGCAGAGTACGCCTCTCTGGTCAAAGAGAGAAAGGGCAAAAGATTGCTCATCGGATTAGTGGGTGACTGTCTAGTCGAG CCATTTTGGCCTCTGGGCACTGGAATCGCTCGTGGTTTTCTGGCCGCGTTTGACGCTGCATGGATGGTGAGAAACTGGGGCAAAGGTCTGCCGCCTCTTCAGGTTCTGGCTGAGAG GGAGAGCGTGTATCAGTTACTTTCTCAGACCACACCCGAAAACACCAGCAAGAATTACAACTCATACAGCATTAACCCATCCACACGTTACCCAAACCTCAAACTGTCCTCTATCCATACCAGACAG GTCAAGCATTTGTATAACTTAGAGGAAGATATAAGCAAATCCAGCAAACAGAAGAAACCTATTTTAAAATCAAAGCCCAGACAAG AGTCGATCAGGCGTTTGGACGAGTTGTTGTCCTGGTGTCAGAGAAACACAGCCGGGTACGATCGTGTGAAAGTGACAGATCTGACGGAATCCTGGAGGTCCGGTCTGGCTCTTTGCGCACTCATCCACCATTTCCGACCTGAACTTCT TGATATGTCCTCACTAGATGTATCTGATGTCACTAAGAACAACCAGTTGGCCTTTGACCTGATAGAAAGAGAGTTTGGGATCGCTCCTGTCATGCGTGCCAGTGATATGAAAGGATGCAATAAAATCGATCAGCTTTCAATGGTCGTGTACCTTACACAGATCTGCAATGCCCTCAATGAGAAGGAAACACCAGCAG ATCAATCTAATAGTCTCTCGCCCCACAACAAgagcctctctctctccagaaCTCGAACGGCTGTGTTGTTTCTCAACAAACTCAAGCACAACTCCCTGCAAAGACGCAAG GAGCGCCTGACATCTAAACAAGGATCAGGAAAAGAGAAGATGAAGGAGAAAGAGGAAGGGAATGAGGTGAAACAGGAAAGT CCTGTGATGCCAATGTCGCCGTCCGATATGGGCAACGGTGAGCTGTGTTATTTCTGCCAGGAGCGTCTTTACCTGCTGGAGAGAGGGAGCGCTGAAGGCAAGATCTTCCATCGGGGCTGTTTCAAGTGTTATCAATGCAGTTCCACCCTTCGGCAGGGTGGATACACCTTCCACCCCAACACGG GGAGATTTTACTGTGAGCTGCACTCAGAGGCTGAGGATGAGGAGGGTGACGAAGAGCACAGAGCTTCACAG GGTCATGCTGAGAATGGCACTAAAGTGAGTGAAAATGACGAAACAAAACAGAATGAAGAAAATGTGCGGACTGAATCACCACTCCCACATATATCAGTGAGGCGGAAGGGCTCGTATAAAATCTCTGTTGACCCGGACTTTGAAGAATCAACAGAATGCCCAACTCCTACAAAGCAGAATGACCAACCACCATCCAACCCTGACGAAACTCACGCACCATCAGAGCTCAGTCCAGAGAGCCAGGCAGAGTCCACGGACACAGAGAGCCACCACGCTAACGGCGGCCCATCAGAGTCTGTCGTCCCGGTGCCGGCCCCTCGGAATTCCAAAAAACCACTGTATCCTCCGCTTCCAAAACCTCGCACTGTCCATAATGTTGTTTCCCAAGACCCAAACACTTCGGAGAACCAGGACCAGAACCCAGAGGTCCAGAAAGGTCTTCCCAACCTCACGCCAGACTCTAAACCCAAACAGTCTCTGCGCAAACTTCAGTTGAGTGAAGACGAAAAGACCGACCTTCTCAACCTAAGCTTCAGCCAGGACTCGGACTCGGAGACGCCTGCCTCTTCTTCTGCTGCCTCGACCTCCTCTTCCTCCAAGCAGCATGAAGGTGGTGAGGAGGAAAATTACTGGAGCGGATGTACCGCGGAAGGGAAAAGCCTTCGTGAGCTACGAAACCGCAAATGCTTAAGGCGAAAGAGCGAGCCACCGGTCTCCGTCCAATCGCAGCACGGCAAGCCCCGCTCCAAGTTTTCCCCCTGGAATCTGTCTTCACCGCGACTGCACCCGCGCTTCAGTGTGCTCAGAGTTGTCCCTTCAG GACAAGCCAAGCTAGATCATTACGTATCAGAAGATGATGTTGAAGGTgccgatgatgatgatgatgaagaagagGATGATGAGGATCTTCAAAATGAAGATCATTTTCTAGATTGCAGG GGAGCACAGTTTGAGATTACCGAGACTGAGAAACGAGATCTGATGAGAATGAGAACTCTGGAGCGGAAAGCAAAGATGACCGAAATTCAGCGTTTCCACAAAGCTCAG TCGATTCAGAGGAGGCTGGAGGAGATCGAGGTGACTTTTAAAGATCTTGAAGAGAAAGGAGTAGAGCTGGAGAGGACGTTGAGAGGAGAGGCTG GATCAGGTGACTCTGAAACGATAAATAACTGGATTGATCTGGTTCACGAGAAGAACGATCTGCTTTCAGAGGAGTCTGATCTCATGGTGGC GTCTCGACAGCTGGAACTGGAAGACAAACAGAGCATGTTAGAGATGGAGCTACGCAGATACATGGAGATGGATG aATCTGAGAAAACCCCAGAACAGCGAGCACATGAGGATCAGGTCCTGCAGGAGATGTTGGATGTGGTGGACATGAGGAATTCATTGGTGTCCTTCCTGGAGGAGAAGAGACTGAAGGAACTCAACGAAGATATTATGGTAAACTCGGTCATGGAATCCAAGAGGCTTTCGACCGCAGGATCCCAGGTGCACTGGGCCTGA